A genome region from Natronobeatus ordinarius includes the following:
- a CDS encoding DEAD/DEAH box helicase, with amino-acid sequence MSQQVAALDTLFCHETGNDYFVVAIRDDERLFRAKLGLAETDAGPRPSKFRVKRGSSEEPRQPNEFVELARRAERIRISEQTSREGRRELQAMLDGYQLEAKVVRTCRYCASAGRYSPITTETAIKDGDDWICADCARQELERQLSYTGSVTGAAKERLEELMFEVQDLERIVNLLKGRLDPDLTKFDTISATTDEVDPVRVDTLDLHPDLQALLEDRFETLLPVQSLSAENGLFEGDDQLVVSATATGKTLVGELAGLNRVLEGKGKMLFLVPLVALANQKHEDFEDEYGHLVDVSIRVGASRITDSGNRFDPNADVIVGTYEGIDHALRTGKDLGDIGTVVIDEVHTLKEEERGHRLDGLISRLKYTCERRAKRQDDYEGAQWIYLSATVGNPEQLAGALEATLIEFEERPVPIERHVTFADGREKISVENKLVKREFDTESSKGYRGQTIIFTNSRRRCHEISRKLEYSAAPYHAGLDYRRRKTVERKFADQELAAVVTTAALAAGVDFPASQVVFDSLAMGIEWLSVQEFHQMLGRAGRPDYHDEGKVYVLVEPDCSYHNSMEGTEDEIAFKLLKGEMESVMTYYDEDAAVEETLANVTVGGKAAKRLNDRMLGEVPTKHALGKLLQYDFLDGFEPTPLGRVVTEHFLDPGEAFALLDGIRKNAHPYDLVATIELRDADR; translated from the coding sequence GTGTCCCAGCAGGTCGCCGCGCTCGATACCCTGTTCTGTCACGAGACCGGGAACGACTACTTCGTGGTCGCCATCCGGGACGACGAGCGGCTGTTCCGGGCGAAACTCGGCCTCGCAGAAACCGACGCAGGCCCCCGCCCATCGAAGTTCCGCGTCAAGCGCGGCTCGAGCGAGGAACCCCGCCAGCCAAACGAGTTCGTCGAACTGGCCCGGCGGGCCGAACGCATTCGCATCTCAGAGCAGACCTCCCGTGAGGGGCGACGGGAGCTCCAGGCGATGCTCGACGGCTACCAGCTCGAGGCGAAGGTCGTCCGGACCTGTCGCTACTGCGCCTCGGCGGGACGGTACTCGCCGATCACGACGGAGACGGCGATCAAGGACGGCGACGACTGGATCTGTGCCGACTGCGCCCGACAGGAACTCGAGCGCCAGCTCTCCTACACTGGCTCGGTGACCGGCGCGGCGAAAGAGCGCCTCGAGGAGCTCATGTTCGAGGTGCAGGACTTAGAGCGGATCGTCAACCTGCTCAAGGGACGGCTCGATCCCGACCTGACGAAGTTCGACACGATCAGCGCGACGACCGACGAAGTCGACCCCGTCAGGGTCGACACCCTCGACCTCCACCCCGACCTCCAGGCGCTGCTCGAGGACCGCTTCGAGACGCTCCTCCCCGTCCAGAGCCTCTCAGCCGAGAACGGTCTGTTCGAGGGCGACGACCAGCTGGTCGTGAGCGCGACGGCGACGGGGAAGACCCTCGTCGGCGAACTCGCGGGGCTCAACCGCGTCCTCGAGGGCAAGGGGAAGATGCTTTTTCTCGTCCCGCTCGTCGCGCTGGCGAACCAGAAACACGAGGACTTCGAGGACGAATACGGCCACCTCGTGGACGTCTCGATCCGGGTGGGCGCGAGCCGGATCACCGACTCGGGCAACCGGTTCGACCCGAACGCCGACGTCATCGTCGGCACCTACGAGGGGATCGACCACGCCCTCCGGACGGGCAAGGATTTAGGCGACATCGGCACGGTGGTCATCGACGAGGTCCACACGCTCAAAGAAGAGGAGCGCGGTCACCGCCTCGACGGTCTGATCTCGCGGCTCAAATACACCTGCGAACGACGTGCGAAGCGACAGGACGACTACGAGGGGGCGCAGTGGATCTACCTCTCGGCGACCGTCGGCAACCCCGAACAGCTCGCGGGTGCACTCGAGGCGACGCTCATCGAGTTCGAGGAGCGGCCGGTCCCCATCGAGCGCCACGTCACCTTCGCCGACGGCCGAGAGAAGATCAGCGTCGAGAACAAGCTGGTCAAACGCGAGTTCGACACCGAGTCCTCGAAGGGCTATCGCGGCCAGACGATCATCTTCACCAACTCGAGACGGCGCTGTCACGAGATCAGCCGCAAACTCGAGTATTCGGCCGCCCCGTACCACGCCGGACTCGATTACAGGCGCCGGAAGACGGTCGAGCGCAAGTTCGCCGACCAGGAGCTGGCGGCGGTCGTCACCACGGCGGCGCTGGCGGCGGGCGTCGACTTCCCGGCCTCGCAGGTGGTCTTCGACTCGCTGGCGATGGGTATCGAGTGGCTCTCCGTCCAGGAGTTCCACCAGATGCTCGGGCGGGCGGGTCGGCCCGACTATCACGACGAGGGGAAGGTGTACGTTCTCGTGGAGCCGGACTGTTCCTACCACAACTCGATGGAGGGAACCGAGGACGAGATCGCTTTCAAACTCCTCAAGGGGGAGATGGAGTCGGTGATGACCTACTACGACGAGGACGCCGCCGTCGAGGAGACGCTCGCGAACGTCACCGTCGGCGGGAAGGCAGCCAAACGGCTCAACGACCGGATGCTCGGCGAGGTCCCGACGAAACACGCTCTCGGCAAGCTCCTGCAGTACGACTTTCTCGACGGCTTCGAGCCGACGCCGCTGGGTCGGGTCGTCACCGAACACTTCCTCGATCCCGGCGAGGCGTTCGCGCTGCTCGATGGCATCCGCAAGAACGCCCACCCCTACGACCTCGTCGCGACCATCGAACTGCGCGACGCCGATCGGTGA
- a CDS encoding DUF7504 family protein yields the protein MEGRAPTVLEPSSSVLFVNTGGTEPGNPRAIDPGNGDLAELTVTFPDQRAAVGTADDASVTRGVVAVGDVLQSVADSLPECSAPVAIDVISDPTDLGAIGVSVSRFCERWAGVDRIVVSVRSLERLLRVAPPEKAFRFVHALLARLEQVGATTYAAVDRSRFDDASEPLPEASDEDVAELFATPASDDPLEGITTAGSISEATDEELARRLEN from the coding sequence ATGGAGGGACGGGCACCGACCGTGCTCGAGCCGTCGTCGAGCGTCCTGTTCGTCAACACCGGCGGGACCGAACCGGGTAACCCTCGAGCGATCGATCCCGGCAACGGCGACCTGGCCGAGCTCACGGTTACGTTCCCCGATCAGCGAGCTGCGGTGGGAACTGCTGACGACGCGTCGGTAACACGCGGCGTCGTCGCCGTGGGGGACGTCCTCCAGTCTGTCGCCGACTCTCTTCCAGAGTGCTCGGCGCCGGTCGCCATCGACGTGATCTCCGATCCGACTGACCTCGGGGCGATCGGCGTCTCGGTGAGCCGCTTTTGTGAACGCTGGGCGGGCGTCGACCGGATCGTCGTCTCCGTTCGATCGCTCGAGCGCCTCCTCCGCGTCGCTCCCCCCGAGAAGGCCTTCCGGTTCGTTCACGCCCTCCTCGCCCGACTCGAGCAGGTCGGCGCGACCACGTACGCCGCTGTCGATCGATCGCGGTTCGACGACGCCAGCGAACCGCTTCCGGAGGCTTCAGACGAGGACGTCGCCGAGCTGTTCGCCACGCCAGCCTCGGACGATCCGCTCGAGGGCATCACCACAGCCGGGTCGATCTCGGAGGCGACGGACGAGGAACTCGCACGACGCCTCGAGAACTAA
- a CDS encoding ester cyclase, protein MTTPRESGSKVTPAHLILREVWSTGDVALIDDLLTDDHVHHEPLLPEPLEGREPLKEWIETVREGAPDLTKTVGETYVDGDAVIVTYTATATHEGDILGIAPTGRSIEVDGVYVHQVEDGKLAETTDSWDAFGLFAQLGAFPEVR, encoded by the coding sequence ATGACTACTCCACGCGAATCTGGATCGAAGGTGACCCCCGCCCACCTGATACTTCGAGAGGTCTGGAGCACGGGCGACGTGGCGCTGATCGACGACCTGCTCACGGACGATCACGTCCACCACGAGCCGCTCCTTCCGGAGCCGCTCGAGGGCCGGGAGCCGCTGAAAGAGTGGATCGAGACGGTTCGGGAGGGAGCACCCGACCTGACGAAGACCGTCGGCGAGACGTACGTGGACGGCGATGCGGTGATCGTCACGTACACCGCGACGGCCACCCACGAGGGCGACATCCTCGGAATCGCGCCGACCGGCCGATCGATCGAGGTCGACGGCGTCTACGTCCACCAGGTCGAAGACGGCAAACTCGCCGAAACCACCGATTCGTGGGACGCGTTCGGCCTCTTCGCCCAGCTCGGTGCGTTTCCGGAGGTGAGGTGA
- a CDS encoding polysaccharide deacetylase family protein — MKRRTYLTTATVTATGLVLAGCAGGESPDDGDDDVGDDDGLEDENGDEELEDEEESEGEDEDEESDGDHSELVGTFDDFEALDPWYEFIGSIDAETEFYYEGSQSALLGPREDDGQVRVRRELDDSIDVTDVAPGLAMAADRTGTVLIQLQDSDGDYVEYSQRVRPGLPLVRHNFGLTRVRGAPDLTEVTLLQIIHWFGEDVEGSLWVDDFHFVPRPTTGKVMLQFHGGFETHYTEGLSILEEYDLPATVFVPTDRIRPDDQASGDRLTEAQVETLAGAGWTIGSYSARGAPLDEAGSTERESDIVDPIDWLEEHGYEDGARFFAFPGSRYDAESYQLVQEHYDLAFAGDARSQGYAANPHLCSVASSPDAGEAAELLDWTAELGGITTIPFYRLEESESIEGLEETAAHLDELVSAGELDVITPQEMADEYVY; from the coding sequence ATGAAGCGACGAACGTATCTCACGACTGCGACGGTGACGGCTACTGGGCTCGTGCTCGCTGGGTGTGCGGGCGGCGAGAGTCCCGACGACGGGGACGACGATGTCGGTGACGACGACGGACTCGAGGACGAAAACGGGGACGAGGAACTGGAAGACGAGGAAGAATCGGAGGGAGAAGACGAGGACGAAGAGTCGGACGGGGACCACTCGGAACTGGTCGGAACGTTCGACGACTTCGAAGCGCTCGACCCGTGGTACGAATTCATCGGCTCCATCGACGCCGAGACGGAATTTTACTACGAAGGCTCCCAGTCGGCGCTCCTCGGGCCGAGAGAAGACGACGGCCAGGTCCGGGTCCGCCGCGAGCTGGACGACTCGATCGACGTCACCGACGTCGCTCCCGGACTCGCTATGGCCGCCGATCGCACCGGGACGGTCCTCATCCAGCTGCAAGACAGCGATGGCGACTACGTCGAGTACAGCCAGCGAGTTCGTCCCGGACTGCCACTGGTTCGCCACAACTTCGGGCTCACTCGAGTTCGTGGAGCGCCCGACCTGACCGAGGTGACGCTCCTCCAGATCATCCACTGGTTCGGCGAAGACGTCGAGGGGTCGCTGTGGGTCGACGACTTCCACTTCGTCCCCAGACCCACCACCGGCAAGGTGATGCTCCAGTTCCACGGCGGCTTCGAGACGCACTACACGGAGGGGCTCTCGATCCTCGAGGAGTACGACCTCCCGGCGACCGTGTTCGTCCCGACCGACCGAATCCGCCCCGACGACCAGGCCTCGGGTGACCGACTGACCGAGGCGCAGGTCGAGACGCTCGCCGGTGCAGGCTGGACGATCGGAAGCTACTCGGCTCGCGGGGCTCCCCTGGACGAAGCTGGCTCGACCGAGCGGGAGTCGGACATCGTCGATCCGATCGACTGGCTCGAAGAGCACGGCTACGAGGACGGCGCTCGGTTCTTCGCGTTCCCGGGCTCGCGATACGACGCGGAGTCGTACCAGCTCGTCCAGGAGCACTACGACCTGGCGTTCGCAGGTGACGCCCGATCTCAGGGCTACGCGGCGAACCCGCATCTCTGCTCGGTGGCCTCTAGCCCCGACGCCGGGGAGGCAGCGGAACTGCTCGACTGGACGGCCGAACTCGGCGGCATCACGACGATTCCGTTCTACCGACTCGAGGAGAGTGAGTCGATCGAGGGCCTCGAGGAGACGGCCGCCCACCTCGACGAACTCGTATCGGCAGGCGAACTGGACGTAATCACGCCCCAGGAGATGGCCGACGAGTACGTCTACTGA
- a CDS encoding sensor domain-containing protein, translated as MTAPLRARTYLNLIYLVLAFPLGLAYFVGVVVGLSTGVGMAITLVGIPLLIATILGATIVAAFEARLATHLVGVDVPLPEAVRDGFLMDEDDGVLEALKRLLTAPTTWTSVLLLVVKFVYGVVAFTLLVTVGAVVATLLAAPLAYDQPGVTYQFGTYTVETLPAALVLSGTGVVLTVLALSLFNLLAIGGGLLNAALLDVGLEQEPC; from the coding sequence GTGACCGCCCCGTTGCGGGCGCGAACCTACCTGAACCTCATCTACCTCGTGCTGGCGTTCCCGCTCGGGCTGGCGTACTTCGTCGGCGTGGTGGTGGGACTCTCGACGGGGGTGGGAATGGCGATCACGCTCGTCGGTATCCCGCTGCTGATCGCGACGATCCTCGGCGCGACCATCGTCGCGGCGTTCGAAGCCCGCCTGGCGACCCACCTCGTCGGCGTCGACGTCCCGCTCCCGGAAGCGGTCCGCGACGGCTTTCTCATGGACGAGGACGACGGCGTCCTCGAGGCCCTGAAGCGGCTGCTGACCGCGCCGACGACCTGGACGAGCGTGCTGTTGCTGGTCGTCAAGTTCGTCTACGGCGTCGTCGCGTTCACCCTGCTGGTCACCGTCGGCGCGGTCGTCGCCACGCTGCTCGCGGCGCCGCTGGCGTACGACCAGCCCGGCGTGACCTACCAGTTCGGCACGTACACCGTCGAGACGCTGCCGGCCGCCCTCGTCCTCTCCGGTACTGGCGTCGTCCTCACGGTGCTCGCGCTCAGCCTGTTCAACCTCCTCGCGATCGGAGGCGGCCTGCTCAACGCCGCCCTGCTCGACGTCGGCCTCGAGCAGGAGCCGTGTTAA
- a CDS encoding helix-turn-helix domain-containing protein, with product MTTVADLHVPATDTVLGSVFESNPSIVCEMEQVIASSGHRLWLAGATRAEIESALEAAPSVASHTPVLDSEERWLYEVEFADSGVNVFELIADETGTVLSASAADGRWHLTARFADREDVSRVYDRLVDRDVTANLVRLTDLTETQSSTTGLTPKQYETLVAAHEYGYFGIPRETSMQELAEQLGVSHQALSERLRRAYRALVATELNAAEDGDAPPIEAK from the coding sequence ATGACGACAGTAGCAGATCTCCACGTACCCGCGACGGACACCGTACTGGGATCGGTGTTCGAATCGAACCCGTCGATCGTCTGTGAGATGGAGCAGGTGATCGCATCCAGCGGCCACCGGCTGTGGCTCGCCGGTGCGACGCGAGCGGAGATCGAATCCGCGCTCGAGGCCGCACCATCCGTGGCGTCGCACACGCCCGTGCTGGACAGCGAGGAGCGGTGGCTGTACGAGGTCGAGTTCGCCGACAGCGGCGTCAACGTCTTCGAGCTGATCGCCGACGAAACGGGGACGGTGCTCTCCGCGTCGGCCGCCGACGGGCGGTGGCACCTCACGGCCCGGTTCGCGGATCGCGAGGACGTCAGCCGTGTCTACGATCGGCTCGTCGACCGGGACGTCACCGCGAACCTCGTTCGACTCACCGACCTCACCGAGACGCAGTCGTCCACGACCGGACTGACGCCCAAACAGTACGAGACGCTCGTCGCCGCCCACGAGTACGGCTACTTCGGGATCCCCCGGGAGACGTCGATGCAGGAGCTGGCCGAACAGCTCGGCGTCTCACACCAGGCGCTCTCCGAACGGCTGCGCCGGGCCTACCGTGCGCTCGTCGCCACGGAGTTGAACGCCGCCGAGGACGGGGACGCCCCGCCGATCGAGGCGAAGTGA
- a CDS encoding cell division protein — MAQAGNSELVDAFEQFFRNYYDNEVKQLAQRYPNEQRSLSVDWNDLYRFDPDLADDYLNQPEQLQRYAEEALRLYDLPIDVSLGQAHVRIRNLPDSESPEIREIRARHMNRLVQVRGIIRKATDVRPKIEEAAFECQLCGTLNRVPQSTGDFQEPHECQGCERQGPFRVNFDQSEFVDAQKLRIQESPEGLRGGETPQAIDVHVEDDITGEVTPGDHVSAVGVLRLEQQGNQQEKSPIFDFYMEGISVDVDEEQFEDMDITEEDKQEIVRLSGEDDIYEKMIGSIAPAIFGYDDEKLAMILQLFSGVTKQLPDGSRIRGDLHMLLIGDPGTGKCVSGDTCVTLADDREVPIRTLVESNLEDPKPIDDGWWDEIDLEVPSVQDDGSIAPQRATKVWKREAPDRMYRIRTSSGRELEVTPSHPLFVFDPTDGYEAIRADELSVGDGVAAEPKGGVSGEVADDVIADGGVHRRRATTDSIVSIETSEPDYEWVYDLEVEGTHNYVSNGIVSHNSQMLGYIQNIAPRSVYTSGKGSSSAGLTAAAVRDDFGDGQQWTLEAGALVLADQGIAAVDELDKMRCVTGETLVELADGSTVPIRDVARSHELEGTIEHLENGRTIRDVDISVRTMTEDGAIIERPVTAVHQYDAPAELIEVVTEDGNRLRSTSDHPFFVYENGHVVERAAEHLEPGDDTLAPRSESIAATDGGAVLADSSVDSSLRDVEPREIVEVRRIDGGDRESVYDLTVSGTHNFLANGMVVHNSEDRSAMHEALEQQKISVSKAGINATLKSRCSLLGAANPKYGRFDQYEPIGEQIDLEPALISRFDLIFTVTDQPDEEKDRDLAEHIINTNYAGELTTQQREMTSLEVSTEEIEAMTAKVDPVIDAELLRKYIAYAKQNCHPRMTEAAREAIRDFYVDLRSKGTDEDAPVPVTARKLEGLVRLSEASARVRLSDTVELEDAQRVIEIVRSCLQDIGVDPETGEFDADIVEAGTSKSQRDRIKNIKGLIADVEEEYDDGAPIDVVLERAGEIGMDESKAEHEIEKLKQKGEVYEPSTDHLRTT; from the coding sequence ATGGCGCAAGCGGGAAACTCCGAACTCGTCGACGCGTTCGAGCAGTTCTTCCGGAACTACTACGACAACGAGGTCAAACAGCTTGCGCAACGGTACCCCAACGAACAGCGCTCGCTCTCCGTCGACTGGAACGACCTCTACCGGTTCGACCCCGATCTGGCTGACGACTACCTCAACCAGCCCGAACAGCTCCAGCGCTACGCCGAGGAGGCCCTCCGACTGTACGACCTCCCGATCGACGTGAGCCTCGGCCAGGCACACGTCCGGATCCGGAATCTCCCCGACTCCGAGTCGCCCGAGATCCGTGAGATCCGCGCCCGCCACATGAACAGACTCGTGCAGGTGCGCGGGATTATTCGCAAGGCCACGGACGTCCGCCCGAAGATCGAGGAGGCCGCCTTCGAGTGCCAGCTCTGTGGCACCTTAAATCGCGTCCCCCAATCGACCGGCGACTTCCAGGAACCCCACGAGTGCCAGGGCTGTGAACGACAGGGACCCTTCCGGGTAAACTTCGACCAGTCCGAGTTCGTCGACGCCCAGAAACTCCGCATCCAGGAGAGCCCCGAAGGGCTCAGAGGGGGGGAGACTCCTCAGGCGATCGACGTCCACGTCGAAGACGACATCACCGGCGAAGTGACCCCTGGCGACCACGTCTCCGCTGTGGGCGTCCTCCGCCTCGAGCAACAGGGCAACCAGCAGGAGAAGTCGCCCATCTTCGACTTCTACATGGAGGGCATCTCCGTCGACGTCGACGAAGAGCAGTTCGAGGACATGGACATCACCGAGGAGGACAAACAGGAGATCGTCCGCCTCTCGGGTGAGGACGACATCTACGAGAAGATGATCGGCTCCATCGCGCCGGCGATCTTCGGCTACGACGACGAGAAACTCGCGATGATCCTCCAGCTCTTTTCCGGCGTGACGAAGCAACTGCCCGACGGCTCGAGGATCCGGGGTGACCTGCACATGTTACTGATTGGTGATCCTGGTACTGGTAAATGTGTCTCGGGTGATACATGTGTGACACTGGCCGACGACCGCGAGGTGCCCATCCGAACTCTCGTGGAATCGAACCTCGAGGATCCCAAACCGATCGATGACGGCTGGTGGGACGAGATCGATCTCGAGGTTCCATCGGTACAGGACGACGGATCGATCGCCCCACAGCGTGCCACGAAGGTCTGGAAGCGCGAGGCTCCGGATCGGATGTACCGGATTCGAACCTCGAGTGGACGAGAACTCGAGGTGACGCCGTCCCATCCCCTGTTCGTCTTTGATCCGACTGATGGATACGAAGCGATCCGTGCCGACGAACTGTCCGTCGGGGATGGTGTCGCGGCAGAGCCCAAAGGGGGAGTCTCCGGAGAGGTTGCGGATGACGTGATTGCCGACGGTGGTGTACACCGTCGTCGGGCAACGACCGACTCGATCGTCTCGATCGAGACGAGTGAACCCGATTACGAGTGGGTGTACGACCTCGAGGTCGAAGGCACGCACAATTACGTCTCGAACGGGATCGTCTCGCACAACTCCCAGATGCTCGGGTATATCCAAAACATCGCCCCCCGCTCCGTCTACACGTCTGGCAAAGGTAGCAGCTCAGCTGGGCTTACCGCCGCTGCGGTACGCGACGACTTCGGCGACGGCCAGCAGTGGACGCTCGAGGCCGGCGCACTCGTGCTCGCCGACCAGGGGATCGCGGCGGTCGACGAGCTCGACAAGATGCGGTGTGTGACGGGCGAGACACTCGTCGAGCTGGCCGACGGATCGACCGTTCCGATTCGGGACGTGGCGCGATCCCACGAGCTGGAAGGGACGATCGAACACCTCGAGAACGGTCGGACAATTCGCGACGTGGACATCTCCGTTCGGACGATGACCGAAGACGGCGCGATCATCGAACGTCCGGTGACGGCCGTCCATCAGTACGACGCTCCGGCGGAACTGATCGAAGTCGTCACCGAAGACGGGAATCGGCTTCGATCGACGTCCGACCACCCGTTCTTCGTCTACGAGAACGGCCACGTCGTCGAACGAGCCGCGGAGCACCTCGAGCCTGGAGACGACACGCTCGCGCCACGCAGTGAGTCCATCGCTGCGACGGACGGCGGTGCCGTACTCGCCGATTCGTCGGTCGACTCGAGTCTCCGTGACGTCGAGCCACGAGAGATCGTCGAGGTCCGACGAATCGACGGCGGCGACCGGGAGTCCGTCTACGACCTCACCGTTTCCGGAACCCACAACTTCCTCGCAAACGGCATGGTCGTCCACAACTCCGAAGACCGCTCGGCTATGCACGAGGCCTTAGAGCAACAGAAGATCTCGGTGTCGAAAGCCGGCATCAACGCGACGCTCAAGTCCCGCTGCTCGCTGCTCGGCGCGGCGAACCCCAAGTACGGCCGGTTCGACCAGTACGAGCCGATCGGCGAGCAGATCGACTTAGAGCCGGCGCTCATCTCGCGGTTCGACCTCATCTTCACGGTCACCGACCAGCCCGACGAGGAGAAAGACCGCGACCTCGCAGAGCACATCATCAACACGAACTACGCGGGCGAGCTGACGACCCAGCAACGGGAGATGACCTCCCTCGAGGTCAGCACCGAGGAGATCGAGGCGATGACCGCGAAGGTCGACCCGGTGATCGACGCCGAGCTGTTGCGCAAGTACATCGCCTACGCCAAGCAGAACTGCCACCCGCGGATGACCGAGGCGGCCCGGGAGGCGATCCGGGACTTCTACGTCGATCTGCGTTCGAAGGGGACCGACGAGGACGCGCCGGTGCCCGTGACGGCGCGAAAGCTCGAGGGACTGGTTCGGCTCTCGGAGGCCAGCGCGCGGGTGCGCCTGTCGGATACGGTCGAACTCGAGGACGCCCAGCGAGTGATCGAGATCGTGCGCTCGTGTCTGCAGGACATCGGGGTCGATCCCGAGACGGGCGAGTTCGACGCGGACATCGTCGAGGCGGGCACCTCGAAGTCCCAGCGCGACCGGATCAAGAACATCAAGGGACTGATCGCCGACGTCGAGGAGGAGTACGACGACGGGGCGCCGATCGACGTGGTGCTCGAGCGGGCAGGGGAGATCGGCATGGACGAGTCGAAAGCCGAGCACGAGATCGAGAAGCTCAAACAGAAAGGCGAGGTGTACGAGCCGAGCACCGATCACCTGCGGACGACCTGA
- a CDS encoding TspO/MBR family protein → MATDTASGSSLERDELLRAIGFVLLINVVGSVPGILSSPDSPWFRALEKPTFYPPEIAFPVVWTLLFTLMGVALWLVWRSDAAGRRLALGLFVLQMAFNVAWTPAFFTLEELLLALLVIVVLWMLVVATIVAFDRVDRRAAALLVPYLAWVTFAAVLNAELWRLNA, encoded by the coding sequence ATGGCGACGGACACGGCGAGTGGCAGCTCCCTCGAGCGCGACGAGCTCCTGCGAGCGATCGGTTTCGTCCTCCTGATCAACGTCGTCGGCAGCGTTCCCGGCATCCTCTCGAGTCCCGACAGCCCGTGGTTTCGCGCCCTCGAGAAGCCCACCTTCTACCCGCCCGAGATCGCCTTTCCGGTCGTCTGGACGCTCCTCTTTACCCTGATGGGCGTCGCGTTGTGGCTCGTCTGGCGCAGCGACGCGGCCGGCCGGCGGCTCGCACTCGGGCTGTTCGTCCTCCAGATGGCGTTCAACGTCGCCTGGACGCCCGCGTTTTTCACGCTCGAGGAACTGCTCCTCGCCCTCCTCGTCATCGTGGTCCTATGGATGCTCGTCGTCGCCACGATCGTCGCGTTCGACCGGGTCGATCGTCGGGCCGCGGCGTTGCTCGTCCCCTACCTGGCGTGGGTGACGTTCGCCGCCGTGCTCAACGCCGAACTCTGGCGGCTGAACGCCTGA
- a CDS encoding winged helix-turn-helix domain-containing protein yields the protein MDLDKLVHQPTRLQIFAYLYRHGETAFPELVEALEVTEGNLSSHLGRMEDAGAVHVEKQFVDRKPQTTYELTDEGRELFEEHVAALESLIEGLSADDDG from the coding sequence ATGGACCTCGACAAACTCGTACACCAGCCGACCCGGTTACAGATCTTCGCGTACCTCTATCGCCACGGCGAGACGGCGTTCCCAGAACTCGTCGAGGCACTCGAGGTCACCGAGGGGAACCTCTCGAGTCACCTCGGCCGGATGGAAGACGCCGGGGCCGTCCACGTGGAAAAGCAGTTCGTCGACCGCAAGCCCCAGACGACCTACGAGCTGACCGACGAGGGTCGCGAGCTGTTCGAAGAGCACGTCGCGGCCCTCGAGTCGCTCATCGAGGGGCTGTCGGCGGACGACGACGGATGA